One region of Mycolicibacterium lutetiense genomic DNA includes:
- a CDS encoding TnsA-like heteromeric transposase endonuclease subunit: MGGVSPLYLRVVSNAGRVTAKTRRSGQVEYRPAEGLPVAWAGAGELGSVPFETCAPIRKPASYKGQKNFTGQWWSATTGTHLAFDSWVKRDFLISADFDPAVVAISVWPFTFQFRSRSGKLRDHTPDVFLRFAGGNASLVDVRTTTSASERDNEAFAAAAALCEGAGWSYLRAAEQPVVRAANLRWLAGYRHGRNRDHVVAATIDSRLAEGPLCIDSLAAAVGEPIAVLPTIYHLLWTHEVVADVDTAPLSGHTLIETGQT, from the coding sequence GTGGGCGGTGTCAGCCCGCTCTACCTTCGTGTCGTGTCCAACGCCGGACGAGTGACAGCGAAAACCCGCCGCAGCGGTCAGGTCGAATACCGGCCCGCTGAGGGACTGCCCGTCGCCTGGGCAGGTGCAGGTGAGCTCGGGTCGGTGCCGTTCGAAACATGCGCTCCCATCCGCAAACCCGCCTCCTACAAGGGGCAGAAGAACTTCACCGGGCAATGGTGGAGCGCCACAACCGGCACGCATCTGGCCTTTGACTCCTGGGTTAAACGTGATTTCCTCATTAGCGCCGATTTTGATCCGGCGGTCGTGGCCATCTCGGTGTGGCCGTTCACGTTCCAGTTCAGGTCACGCTCGGGAAAGCTGCGCGATCACACTCCGGACGTGTTCTTGCGCTTTGCGGGCGGGAATGCCTCGCTGGTCGACGTGCGCACAACAACATCGGCCAGTGAGCGCGACAATGAGGCATTCGCCGCTGCTGCTGCTCTGTGCGAGGGCGCCGGGTGGTCCTATCTGCGGGCCGCCGAACAGCCCGTTGTCCGTGCCGCGAATCTGCGCTGGCTCGCCGGCTACCGCCATGGGCGAAACCGTGACCACGTCGTGGCTGCCACGATCGACAGCCGACTCGCCGAGGGACCGCTGTGCATCGACTCGCTCGCCGCCGCGGTCGGCGAACCAATCGCCGTGTTGCCCACCATCTATCACCTGCTGTGGACACACGAGGTTGTCGCCGATGTCGACACCGCACCGCTGAGCGGCCACACACTGATCGAAACCGGCCAGACATGA
- a CDS encoding Mu transposase C-terminal domain-containing protein, whose amino-acid sequence MTIERGRISVGDFCHYDDTLCELIATDGMIAKLRREDGRHIAIKIAELFDDKSFRVMPSTLRRRPLPPDDFDSLPSDVRNRALHWEHHISEVLDGRPVGSDVAARIRDEYNVAATSLGQRERTKVAELRADGTPVNLKHFQRLRRRYEKTGLEGLIDLRHRRHTSTTGRVDDRYVGILLEVLAENTLQSTRTQTALKWHVDQRAAERFGPNLPIPSHATFHRLLRRLPQARHATGSARTRQSKSHQPDGVHGTVTATRPGEWMQIDTTPFDVSIRLDDTVTGRVELTILGDIATRTIAAAVLRPTTKAVDAALLLAKSMTPEPMRPGWVEAVRMSNSVLPYHVMRSLDERLEHAAARPIIIPENIVYDNGAVYLSATFRSACRSLGVSMQPAHKDQPTDKPVVERAFGSVKTLFAQYVTGYLGSSVEHRGKGADKAAVFSLPELQDLLDEWVVVCWQNRPHEGLRDPLNPKRLLTPNEKYSAILGYSGYVPTPLSGDDYIALLPRTYRVIGASGIKIGHRVYQSDELNPIRGQLSGVTGKGKCWRVHYDPYDISRVWVRNHHGEGYLQAYWTQLHTMPEPFGAAIWDYARQLESERGQRGDSQENIKAAVDDLLQRASTDPPKPSRRRTAKQDRRIVARTRAAAQQPPTIAAGPQEVWPEPLAAEAPPEDVADVIPLPVFDAEKEAQTW is encoded by the coding sequence ATGACCATCGAACGAGGCCGAATCTCTGTTGGCGACTTCTGCCACTACGACGACACCCTGTGCGAACTGATCGCCACCGACGGGATGATCGCCAAACTGCGCCGCGAAGACGGCCGACATATCGCGATCAAGATCGCTGAACTGTTCGACGACAAGTCATTTCGTGTGATGCCCTCCACACTGCGGCGACGACCCCTGCCGCCCGATGACTTCGACTCGCTGCCCAGCGACGTGCGTAACCGCGCGCTGCACTGGGAACACCACATCAGCGAGGTCCTCGATGGGCGGCCCGTCGGTTCGGACGTAGCAGCTCGAATCCGCGACGAGTACAACGTCGCGGCAACCTCTTTAGGCCAGCGTGAACGCACCAAAGTGGCGGAGTTGCGCGCCGACGGCACCCCCGTGAACCTGAAACACTTTCAACGGCTGCGGCGCCGTTACGAAAAGACTGGCCTGGAAGGGTTGATCGATCTCCGCCACCGGCGCCACACCTCGACCACCGGCCGGGTCGACGACCGATACGTCGGAATTCTGCTTGAGGTGCTCGCCGAGAACACGCTTCAGTCGACGCGCACCCAAACGGCATTGAAGTGGCATGTCGATCAGCGCGCAGCTGAACGGTTCGGCCCAAATCTGCCCATTCCGTCGCACGCGACGTTTCACCGACTGCTGCGGCGGCTACCGCAAGCCCGCCACGCCACCGGGTCGGCACGAACCCGCCAGAGCAAAAGCCATCAACCTGACGGCGTGCACGGTACAGTGACCGCCACCCGCCCGGGCGAGTGGATGCAGATCGACACCACACCCTTCGATGTCAGCATCCGATTGGACGACACCGTGACTGGGCGCGTCGAACTGACCATCCTCGGCGACATAGCCACCCGCACCATCGCGGCCGCGGTGTTGCGGCCCACCACCAAAGCAGTCGATGCCGCGCTGTTGCTGGCCAAGTCGATGACCCCAGAACCCATGCGCCCCGGATGGGTTGAGGCGGTGCGAATGTCGAACTCGGTCCTGCCCTATCACGTCATGCGGTCACTCGATGAACGACTCGAACATGCTGCGGCCCGGCCGATCATCATCCCGGAGAACATCGTCTACGACAACGGTGCGGTGTACCTGTCGGCCACGTTCCGCTCAGCATGCCGCTCGCTCGGCGTCAGCATGCAACCCGCCCACAAGGATCAGCCCACCGACAAACCCGTCGTGGAGCGGGCTTTCGGCTCGGTCAAGACGCTCTTCGCCCAATATGTCACCGGGTATCTCGGATCATCGGTGGAACACCGCGGCAAAGGCGCCGACAAAGCCGCGGTGTTCTCGCTCCCCGAACTGCAAGATCTCCTCGATGAGTGGGTCGTGGTGTGCTGGCAGAACCGCCCACACGAGGGCTTGCGGGATCCGCTGAACCCCAAACGTCTGCTCACCCCCAACGAAAAGTACAGCGCCATACTCGGATACAGCGGCTATGTTCCCACCCCGCTCAGCGGTGATGATTACATTGCACTGCTGCCCCGCACGTACCGGGTCATCGGCGCATCCGGGATCAAGATCGGCCACCGCGTCTACCAAAGCGACGAACTCAACCCCATCCGCGGTCAACTCTCCGGCGTGACGGGCAAAGGCAAATGCTGGCGAGTGCACTACGACCCCTACGACATCAGCCGCGTGTGGGTGCGCAACCACCACGGTGAAGGCTACCTGCAGGCCTACTGGACCCAACTGCACACCATGCCCGAACCGTTCGGCGCCGCGATATGGGATTACGCGCGTCAACTCGAATCCGAACGAGGCCAACGTGGCGACTCCCAGGAAAACATCAAAGCCGCCGTCGACGATCTGCTCCAACGCGCCAGCACCGACCCTCCCAAACCGTCACGGCGCCGCACCGCCAAACAGGACCGGCGCATCGTGGCCCGCACCCGCGCAGCAGCCCAACAACCACCCACCATCGCTGCTGGGCCACAAGAGGTCTGGCCCGAACCGTTGGCCGCCGAGGCCCCACCCGAAGACGTCGCCGATGTGATCCCCCTACCGGTGTTCGATGCAGAGAAGGAAGCCCAAACATGGTGA
- a CDS encoding ATP-binding protein, whose product MVRKRAVAESDDDQSDGGDVRRLPAVTLDGWRHFVKSKPITFDLLDQDKYHQLSGNAQLDYDDRRMAYHSELVTIETSVVRRITRQGRLLTLLNQREGGARRSMIVSGPWASGKTTTIKLLGKIHEQTVWRRYPGQDRIPVVYITTPPKGSPRQLAAEFAHFLGLPTRARHNTTDIADAVCRVLTDARTELVIVDEIHNLNLASAAGEDMSDHLKYFNEHMPATFVYAGINVERSNLFAGVRGRQISGRSVLIQTGVFGFDDEWKSLVATLESALRLYNHRPGTLLRNAKYLHQRTGGSISSLSHLVRASAITAILAGEDAITRATLEDTVIDHAAESVTSRPTVAKAI is encoded by the coding sequence ATGGTGAGAAAACGCGCGGTCGCAGAGTCAGACGACGACCAATCAGACGGCGGCGACGTACGCCGACTACCCGCAGTCACCCTCGATGGATGGCGGCACTTCGTCAAATCCAAACCGATCACCTTCGATCTGCTCGACCAGGACAAGTACCACCAACTCAGTGGCAACGCCCAACTCGACTACGACGACCGAAGAATGGCCTACCACTCCGAATTGGTGACCATCGAAACCTCGGTGGTCCGGCGCATCACCCGCCAAGGCCGCCTACTGACCCTGCTCAACCAACGCGAAGGCGGCGCCCGCCGCTCCATGATCGTCTCCGGGCCCTGGGCCAGCGGCAAAACCACCACCATCAAACTTCTGGGCAAGATCCACGAGCAAACCGTGTGGCGACGCTATCCGGGCCAAGACCGCATCCCCGTCGTCTACATCACCACCCCACCCAAAGGTTCCCCACGCCAACTGGCCGCCGAGTTCGCGCACTTTCTGGGCCTGCCGACCCGCGCCCGCCACAACACCACCGACATCGCCGACGCGGTCTGCCGCGTACTCACCGACGCCCGAACTGAACTGGTCATCGTCGACGAGATACACAACCTCAACCTGGCCAGCGCCGCCGGCGAAGACATGTCCGATCACCTGAAATATTTCAACGAACACATGCCCGCCACCTTTGTCTACGCGGGCATCAACGTGGAGCGTTCCAACCTGTTCGCCGGCGTGCGCGGGCGGCAGATCTCTGGACGATCAGTGCTCATCCAAACCGGGGTGTTCGGCTTCGACGACGAATGGAAATCCCTTGTCGCCACGCTGGAGTCAGCTCTTCGACTCTACAACCACCGGCCCGGAACACTTCTGCGCAATGCCAAGTATCTGCACCAACGAACAGGTGGTTCCATCAGCAGCCTCAGTCACCTGGTCCGGGCCAGCGCGATCACCGCCATCCTTGCCGGCGAAGATGCCATCACCCGCGCCACTCTCGAAGACACCGTCATCGACCACGCCGCCGAGTCGGTCACCAGTAGACCCACAGTCGCCAAAGCGATCTAG
- a CDS encoding TniQ family protein encodes MTSLTAALQSPARSLPRRVKPLPNEVLDAYLSRLGDANGIDRYKLLTLLGGRDGSLRGGLSIAARISDRGIAFALPELRTPADLITYPELIGRPRAAYTGPACPQCASRHGIRNYFPRVWTTHDNVLCAKHGMWLNGPLFKTDTGRPAITLTGATKHDITLAHQRHQQLIIERGRQLTRQAIADAYTIMEHWNHWTLLPSVAERSCELELDPARRGASTVVRNAATYPEAVALATELTNSRHRRRLVSGPRHRVAYVYAEICMTTIGEFPLPHRAFEALHQWRQSLIERRDNPDAHEPMPEVEQLSTRM; translated from the coding sequence ATGACATCCCTCACTGCAGCCCTGCAATCCCCCGCCCGGAGCCTTCCGCGGCGCGTCAAGCCTCTGCCCAACGAAGTTCTTGACGCATACCTGAGCCGACTCGGAGACGCCAACGGGATCGACCGATACAAACTGTTGACGTTGCTGGGCGGCCGGGACGGATCGCTGCGTGGGGGGCTGTCAATCGCGGCCCGGATCAGCGACCGCGGGATCGCCTTCGCGCTCCCGGAATTGCGGACACCCGCCGACCTGATCACCTATCCCGAACTCATCGGCCGGCCACGCGCCGCGTACACCGGGCCCGCGTGCCCCCAATGCGCCTCCCGACACGGAATTCGCAACTACTTCCCCCGCGTCTGGACCACCCACGACAATGTTCTGTGCGCCAAACACGGCATGTGGCTCAACGGCCCCCTGTTCAAAACCGACACCGGCCGTCCGGCCATCACACTTACCGGCGCCACAAAACACGACATCACCCTCGCCCATCAGCGCCACCAACAACTGATCATCGAGCGCGGGCGCCAGCTGACCCGCCAGGCGATCGCCGACGCCTACACCATCATGGAGCACTGGAACCATTGGACCCTGCTGCCCTCCGTCGCCGAACGCAGCTGCGAACTAGAACTCGATCCCGCCCGGCGCGGTGCCAGCACCGTCGTACGCAATGCGGCGACCTACCCCGAAGCGGTCGCCCTCGCCACCGAACTGACCAACTCCCGCCATCGCCGACGGCTCGTGAGCGGCCCCCGCCACAGAGTCGCCTACGTCTACGCCGAGATCTGCATGACCACCATCGGCGAATTTCCATTGCCGCACCGGGCATTCGAGGCGCTCCACCAGTGGAGACAATCCCTGATCGAGCGGCGCGACAATCCCGATGCCCACGAACCAATGCCAGAAGTCGAGCAGCTTTCCACGCGCATGTGA
- a CDS encoding ATP-dependent nuclease, with the protein MDVRRVDIEHFRGIARMSWRIPAGTGFVALIGPGDSAKSTILTAIDMALSDRWNLAISDTDFYLGDVEVPIMIRVALSDVPAAIRRHDTLGMSLAGIDHAGDLYEDPDDGLDPCLVVDLTIDKHLEPVWTAHRPNKQAPPVAVTASARQIIGAFKVDERINTHLRWSRASALGRLTDAAHRADELLLNANRAARKAVSGAIPVELAELVGTVQQRLHILGSGEFTDLQPGLDLSLSTASGNLALYEGAVPLSNYGLGTRRLAGVAAQQLANEGKGVILVDEVEYGLEPHRLVSLLANIKKSASLTLVTTHSPTALRHLNVDDLGIVRMSSAGTLTVSSFAAEHTELQRLIRSSPEAFLARRVVLTEGKTEYGFLLELLHQWDEEVTAAGLPSSAAIGVVAVEGSGGATIDWARVLTQVGYDVVVFIDSDVPKDRAAADELEAEGVAVIRWRSDHHIERAVTDALTASELTALIARAIELADDPSASPNNYLAQLKTRGLPPSTTTLAAETWVADGVGIEAAREIVATAAHKSGWFKRVDKGRALARFLQGARGYPDSDTASKIVALRAAIFAPYDATPYSEPDAAAIAELAGQ; encoded by the coding sequence ATGGATGTACGCCGGGTAGATATCGAGCACTTTCGCGGAATCGCGCGGATGTCGTGGCGGATTCCGGCAGGCACGGGGTTCGTAGCGTTGATCGGCCCCGGCGATAGTGCAAAATCGACCATCTTGACCGCGATCGACATGGCGCTCAGCGATCGCTGGAACCTGGCCATCAGCGATACCGACTTCTATCTGGGCGACGTCGAGGTGCCAATAATGATTCGGGTCGCACTCAGCGATGTTCCGGCGGCAATCCGGCGCCACGACACACTCGGGATGTCGCTCGCCGGTATCGATCATGCCGGGGACCTTTACGAGGATCCTGACGATGGGCTCGACCCATGTCTCGTTGTCGATCTCACGATCGACAAGCATCTCGAACCGGTTTGGACCGCGCATCGCCCGAACAAGCAAGCCCCTCCCGTCGCCGTTACTGCCTCCGCGCGCCAGATCATCGGGGCCTTCAAGGTAGATGAGCGGATAAACACGCATCTACGGTGGTCGCGCGCGTCGGCACTCGGCCGACTCACCGACGCTGCACACCGCGCAGACGAACTGCTGCTCAACGCCAACAGAGCAGCCCGCAAAGCGGTCTCGGGCGCCATCCCGGTAGAGCTCGCTGAACTGGTCGGCACCGTCCAACAACGCCTTCACATTCTGGGCAGCGGCGAGTTCACAGACCTGCAGCCCGGCCTTGACCTATCCCTGTCCACGGCGTCAGGCAACCTCGCTCTCTACGAGGGTGCGGTGCCGCTCAGCAACTATGGACTAGGTACCCGCCGGTTGGCCGGCGTAGCGGCACAACAGTTGGCCAACGAAGGCAAGGGCGTCATCCTCGTCGACGAAGTCGAGTACGGCCTCGAACCTCACCGCCTCGTCAGCCTTCTGGCCAATATCAAGAAATCTGCGTCGCTGACGCTGGTCACCACTCATTCGCCGACTGCACTGCGACACCTCAACGTTGACGACCTCGGGATCGTACGGATGAGCTCAGCGGGAACCCTGACCGTGAGCTCGTTCGCAGCCGAACACACCGAATTGCAGCGACTAATCAGAAGCTCGCCCGAAGCATTTCTGGCGCGACGCGTAGTGCTCACCGAGGGCAAGACCGAATATGGATTCCTTCTCGAACTACTCCACCAGTGGGACGAAGAAGTGACCGCGGCAGGTCTGCCCTCGTCTGCGGCTATCGGCGTTGTGGCAGTGGAAGGCAGCGGTGGTGCCACCATCGACTGGGCAAGGGTGCTGACCCAGGTCGGTTACGACGTCGTTGTCTTCATCGACAGCGACGTCCCCAAAGACCGCGCCGCGGCGGACGAACTCGAGGCGGAAGGCGTCGCAGTCATCCGGTGGAGGTCCGACCATCACATCGAACGCGCAGTTACCGACGCGCTGACTGCTTCCGAACTCACTGCCCTGATCGCGCGAGCCATCGAACTGGCCGATGACCCGTCCGCATCGCCAAACAACTACCTGGCTCAACTCAAAACCCGCGGCTTACCCCCCAGCACAACGACACTGGCGGCCGAGACCTGGGTCGCTGACGGCGTTGGTATCGAAGCTGCCCGCGAAATTGTAGCGACCGCAGCCCACAAATCCGGATGGTTCAAGCGCGTCGATAAGGGCCGCGCCCTGGCAAGGTTCCTGCAAGGTGCCCGAGGCTATCCGGACTCCGATACCGCATCAAAGATCGTCGCACTTCGCGCCGCGATTTTTGCGCCCTACGACGCCACGCCTTACAGCGAGCCTGATGCCGCTGCCATCGCGGAGCTGGCCGGACAGTGA
- a CDS encoding UvrD-helicase domain-containing protein: MELAAGGGKTWLLVDTVRQVAGGSGKTLVLTHTHAGVHSIRNKMRTLGVASDAAHVGTITSLAFELVRSYSRIAGMDVPPIPDWADSNDYIEGARRVMRNPHVRDVFKVSYSHLLVDEYQDCSLAQHMLVTEFSHVISNCAVFGDPLQGIFGFRDPLVDWNTDVLPHFPAHSFDYFPRRWMEHNQPLGHWLYRMRDRLRPGASLTIDNDAPSGVTFIKGTPRRTELIQAALRPRPDGESVVIITPPDKTSARTIAAQLKGTYGTMEDVRGTFMIDALTELENAAPERRARWLADMAKSCFTGYANVNKTVLNKLATGQPVAGLTRPGLEQTLAAFDRVLTDPTFAVISDAMRDIRCAKEAQLHSREAWTDIAAALERCGTDPERSAVTELGRIRDRLRHSGRPATARVVSRTALIKGLEFDHVIVANLERQTDHCNLYVALSRARKTLTIIGKDNTITITETKRTPNTKGGRSTSDAPRNASH, encoded by the coding sequence GTGGAACTTGCTGCCGGCGGCGGCAAGACGTGGCTTCTCGTCGATACCGTCCGCCAAGTCGCTGGAGGCTCGGGAAAGACATTGGTGCTCACCCACACGCACGCAGGTGTGCATTCCATTCGAAACAAGATGCGCACGCTCGGTGTAGCTTCTGACGCGGCACACGTTGGCACCATCACCAGCCTCGCATTCGAACTCGTGCGTAGCTACTCCCGCATCGCCGGAATGGACGTTCCCCCCATACCGGACTGGGCAGACTCTAACGACTACATCGAGGGTGCGCGCCGCGTCATGCGGAACCCTCACGTCCGCGACGTGTTCAAGGTCAGCTATAGCCATCTGCTGGTCGACGAGTACCAAGATTGCTCGCTGGCCCAGCACATGCTGGTGACCGAGTTCTCCCATGTCATCTCGAACTGCGCCGTCTTCGGAGATCCCCTGCAGGGCATCTTCGGCTTCCGCGACCCGCTCGTCGACTGGAACACCGACGTGCTCCCCCACTTCCCCGCCCATTCCTTCGACTACTTCCCCCGCCGGTGGATGGAGCACAATCAACCGCTCGGGCACTGGCTTTACCGGATGCGCGATCGATTGCGCCCTGGAGCGTCCCTGACCATCGACAACGATGCTCCCTCAGGCGTCACCTTCATCAAAGGAACACCGCGGAGAACGGAACTCATACAGGCCGCATTGCGGCCTCGTCCCGACGGCGAATCGGTCGTCATCATCACACCGCCCGACAAAACGTCAGCCCGAACGATCGCGGCCCAACTCAAGGGCACGTACGGCACCATGGAAGATGTCCGGGGCACGTTCATGATTGACGCCCTAACCGAACTAGAGAACGCCGCACCGGAGCGCCGCGCACGGTGGCTGGCCGACATGGCGAAGTCGTGCTTCACGGGCTACGCAAACGTAAACAAGACGGTGCTCAACAAGCTTGCGACTGGGCAACCCGTCGCCGGTCTGACCCGGCCCGGGCTTGAACAGACACTCGCCGCATTCGACCGTGTCCTGACCGACCCCACCTTCGCCGTGATCAGCGACGCCATGCGGGACATCCGCTGCGCGAAAGAAGCTCAACTGCATTCCCGTGAAGCGTGGACCGACATCGCCGCCGCCCTTGAACGATGTGGTACTGACCCCGAGCGGTCGGCCGTTACCGAACTCGGCCGCATACGTGATCGCCTCCGCCACAGCGGCCGGCCAGCCACCGCTCGGGTTGTCTCACGCACAGCGCTGATAAAGGGACTCGAGTTCGACCACGTGATCGTCGCAAACCTTGAACGACAAACCGACCACTGCAATCTCTACGTAGCACTCAGCCGAGCGCGCAAAACACTCACGATCATCGGCAAGGACAACACGATCACCATCACCGAGACGAAACGAACGCCCAATACAAAAGGTGGACGGTCGACCTCCGACGCGCCCAGGAACGCCAGTCATTGA
- a CDS encoding helix-turn-helix domain-containing protein, translating into MRRQNDLGERINRLRLVAGIGQVEFAEQLGIANGSVSKIENGRMLVSDNLIEDIAKVLDCTATFLKAPEVVGPSTRPWLRAYADASKKAVDQQAADCVVATEVIELLHLRRIPDQIPIFQDSLSDDDAIEQFAIDARAAAQLGENDVVGNSIRAAERLGCLVLPMRNELGRHLGLSLRAGQVPVLCVSQAAESGTPGSVPGDRQRFTVAHEIGHLGLHAGLGPPETAEEANRVEKQAHHFAGAFLCPGDALLQDLRDEGGRVTLRALSRLKERWGVSIKALVMRFQSLGVIDTDHARSLYKQISARGWNKSEPVHVGPEDAIWLKRAIQQSAAGSADSLQSASRSVGIGMSHLLRWTEWVPDVDRESAPVLEIDRAKRARRRQAAQDNHGSVGSVLPLAGKRQR; encoded by the coding sequence GTGCGACGGCAGAACGATCTCGGTGAGCGCATCAACAGGCTGCGCCTCGTCGCCGGCATCGGTCAAGTCGAGTTCGCCGAGCAACTCGGCATCGCCAACGGGTCGGTATCAAAGATCGAGAACGGCAGGATGCTGGTCTCAGACAATCTTATCGAGGACATCGCCAAAGTACTCGATTGCACCGCAACGTTTTTGAAGGCACCTGAAGTGGTGGGCCCAAGCACTCGCCCATGGTTGCGTGCGTACGCCGATGCGTCAAAGAAAGCGGTTGACCAGCAGGCTGCAGACTGCGTTGTTGCCACTGAAGTCATTGAATTACTCCACCTTCGGCGCATACCTGATCAGATCCCGATCTTCCAAGACAGTCTGTCTGACGATGACGCTATTGAGCAGTTCGCGATTGACGCGCGCGCCGCGGCCCAACTCGGCGAGAACGATGTCGTCGGAAATTCGATCCGCGCGGCGGAACGGCTTGGATGCCTAGTCCTTCCGATGCGTAACGAACTTGGCAGACATCTAGGCCTTTCGCTGCGCGCCGGACAAGTCCCTGTGTTGTGCGTCAGTCAAGCCGCAGAAAGCGGAACCCCCGGCAGCGTCCCAGGCGATCGGCAAAGATTCACTGTCGCACATGAGATTGGCCATTTAGGGCTTCATGCAGGATTGGGTCCCCCCGAGACTGCAGAGGAAGCGAATCGTGTTGAGAAACAAGCACATCACTTCGCCGGTGCATTTCTCTGCCCGGGCGACGCACTCCTGCAAGATCTCCGCGATGAAGGCGGGCGCGTCACACTTCGCGCACTATCGCGGCTGAAAGAGCGATGGGGAGTCTCAATTAAGGCTCTTGTCATGCGATTTCAGAGTCTGGGTGTCATCGACACAGACCACGCCCGAAGCCTCTACAAGCAGATCTCAGCACGAGGCTGGAACAAATCCGAGCCGGTACACGTCGGTCCTGAGGACGCGATATGGCTCAAACGTGCAATCCAGCAGTCCGCCGCTGGATCGGCCGACAGCTTACAGTCAGCGTCACGATCCGTGGGCATCGGCATGTCCCATTTGCTTCGCTGGACCGAGTGGGTGCCCGACGTCGACCGCGAATCTGCACCAGTGCTAGAGATCGACCGGGCAAAACGAGCCCGCCGACGGCAAGCTGCACAAGACAACCATGGCTCCGTAGGTTCTGTCTTACCACTAGCGGGGAAGCGCCAACGCTAA
- the phoU gene encoding phosphate signaling complex protein PhoU — protein sequence MRTVFHRQLDDLNARMAELCDRTGEAMARATDALLAPDLQIAEAVIADYSDITCECTRLETDAFTILARQAPVAGDLRAVVSSLNDVADIARMGALATHVARISRRRHPEVAAPSEVAGYFTEMGRLAVRISQDTKTVVLSRDPDRAAQLATDDEAMDDLHRHLFTKVLDHRWTHGTTAAVDVTLLSRYYERFADHAVDVANRVIYQTTGTRQP from the coding sequence ATGCGCACTGTGTTTCACCGGCAGCTCGACGATCTCAACGCCCGCATGGCCGAGCTGTGCGACCGCACTGGCGAGGCCATGGCCCGCGCCACCGATGCATTACTTGCACCCGACCTGCAGATCGCCGAAGCCGTGATCGCCGACTACAGCGATATCACCTGTGAGTGCACCCGGCTGGAAACCGACGCGTTCACCATCCTGGCCCGCCAAGCCCCAGTCGCTGGTGATCTACGGGCGGTGGTGAGTTCCCTCAACGACGTCGCCGATATTGCCCGTATGGGAGCGCTGGCCACCCACGTTGCCCGCATCAGTCGCCGCCGTCACCCTGAGGTCGCGGCACCCAGTGAGGTTGCCGGATACTTCACAGAGATGGGTCGCCTCGCCGTACGCATCAGTCAGGACACGAAAACCGTTGTGCTCTCACGTGATCCCGACAGGGCCGCACAACTTGCCACCGACGACGAAGCGATGGACGACCTGCACCGGCACCTGTTCACAAAAGTCCTGGACCACCGATGGACGCACGGCACCACGGCCGCTGTCGACGTCACTCTGCTCAGTCGCTACTACGAGCGGTTCGCCGACCACGCCGTCGACGTCGCCAACCGCGTCATCTACCAAACCACCGGAACACGCCAGCCCTGA
- a CDS encoding response regulator has translation MGLIRVVVGDDSPLRAVWSEILRGSGMRLLGETADGVAALELIRARRPQVALVGEQLPGLRGAAIATAVHDEGLPTRVLVVSANPRRPLTDGVVDDGVAQWLSTQASRAEIVEAVSLCAEGSSAWTRHHRPT, from the coding sequence GTGGGCCTGATTCGGGTTGTGGTAGGTGATGATTCACCATTGCGGGCGGTGTGGTCCGAGATCCTGCGCGGCAGCGGGATGCGGCTGCTGGGAGAGACTGCTGATGGGGTGGCCGCGCTTGAGCTGATTCGGGCGCGTCGTCCTCAGGTGGCACTTGTCGGTGAGCAGTTGCCCGGTCTGCGGGGTGCGGCGATCGCCACGGCGGTGCATGACGAGGGCCTGCCGACACGGGTCCTGGTGGTATCGGCGAATCCTCGCCGTCCGTTGACCGACGGGGTGGTCGATGACGGTGTGGCCCAATGGTTATCGACACAGGCCTCCCGCGCCGAGATCGTCGAGGCGGTGTCGCTGTGCGCTGAGGGGTCTAGTGCCTGGACCCGCCACCACCGGCCGACGTGA
- a CDS encoding DUF5313 domain-containing protein, translating into MPTGQTPRTKPRPLQYIGYCYGKRLPNSMRDWVANDLAGPGATVRMMVRVAIPAVLVLAPIWFIPMSLYLHASMTVPIFIPFVYFSHALNKVWRRHMLVKHGLNPALIDELSRKKNAHIHQAYAERYGPRTGPSSSGHI; encoded by the coding sequence ATGCCCACCGGTCAAACCCCACGCACGAAGCCACGTCCGCTGCAGTACATCGGGTATTGCTACGGCAAACGGCTGCCCAACTCGATGCGCGACTGGGTGGCCAACGACCTGGCGGGCCCCGGAGCCACGGTCCGGATGATGGTTCGCGTCGCGATTCCGGCGGTCCTCGTCCTGGCGCCGATCTGGTTCATCCCGATGTCGCTCTATCTGCACGCCAGCATGACCGTGCCCATCTTCATTCCGTTCGTGTATTTCTCCCACGCACTGAACAAGGTGTGGCGCCGTCACATGCTCGTCAAACACGGTTTGAACCCGGCGCTCATCGACGAACTGTCACGCAAGAAGAATGCGCACATCCACCAGGCCTACGCCGAACGCTACGGCCCCCGCACCGGCCCGAGCAGCAGCGGTCACATCTGA